A window of Hyperolius riggenbachi isolate aHypRig1 chromosome 1, aHypRig1.pri, whole genome shotgun sequence contains these coding sequences:
- the LOC137521620 gene encoding general transcription factor II-I repeat domain-containing protein 2-like — MATTSKKRKVDSEGRRFQERWKVDFFFTEIRNNCVCLICQETVAVYKEFNIKRHYQTKHSSTYDKLTGRDRSEKLKQLEAVLTSQQRFFTRARESNENATRASYDVALLIAKNSKSFTEGDFIKECVMKMVENICPEKKQEFANICLARNTVARRIEDISSDIKRQLMSKGEVFDFFSIACDESTDLSDTAQLLIFLRGVDDEINVTEELLDLQSLKDQTRGKDLFVAVSSAIDDMKLPWNKVSGIITDGAPAMAGERSGLSTLICNKVIEEGGKAIKLHCIIHQQVLCAKYLKYDHVMKPVVKTINFIRAKALYHRQFKQFLLDIHAEYEDVLYHNDVRWLSRGSALQRFNSLRKEIKEFLETKGQPMRELSDPVWLADLGFLVDITSHLNVLNTSLQGKDAAVNQLHSHLKAFGRKLQLFQRHLSQTQANTIHFPALQEIMNSFSQDNISVQMSRYAAGIASLAEEFKQRFQDFAAIEKEISLFSSPFSVDADDAPEQLQLELIELQCDSELRSRYQQLSLVNFYRQLDKGRFQEIRTQAKKMLSLFGSTYLCEKTFSAMNFNKNRVRTRLSDSHLRDILRIKTTAFVPDQACLLEHRSQFHPSH, encoded by the coding sequence ATGGCTACTACAAGTAAGAAAAGGAAAGTTGACAGTGAGGGCCGCCGTTTCCAGGAAAGGTggaaagtggatttttttttcacagaaataAGGAATAACTGTGTTTGTCTGATATGTCAAGAGACTGTGGCCGTTTATAAAGAATTTAATATCAAAAGACACTACCAGACAAAGCATAGCAGCACATATGACAAACTAACAGGGCGTGACCGCAGCGAAAAGTTAAAGCAACTTGAAGCGGTTTTAACTTCACAACAGCGATTTTTCACAAGAGCCCGTGAGTCAAATGAAAATGCCACAAGGGCAAGCTATGATGTGGCATTGTTAATTGCTAAAAATAGCAAGTCTTTTACTGAGGGTGATTTTATTAAAGAGTGCGTTATGAAAATGGTTGAAAATATCTGTCCTGAGAAAAAGCAAGAGTTTGCCAATATATGCCTGGCTCGTAACACTGTAGCACGCAGAATTGAAGACATATCATCAGATATTAAGAGACAGTTGATGTCCAAAGGAGAGGTTTTTGACTTCTTTTCAATAGCCTGTGATGAAAGCACAGACCTATCTGACACAGCTCAGTTGCTGATTTTTTTGAGAGGGGTGGACGATGAAATAAATGTGACTGAAGAGCTACTTGACCTCCAGAGCCTTAAGGACCAAACTAGAGGAAAAGATTTATTTGTTGCTGTTAGTTCTGCAATAGATGACATGAAACTGCCCTGGAACAAAGTTTCTGGGATTATTACtgatggggcacctgctatggctGGTGAACGAAGTGGCTTATCAACCCTAATCTGTAACAAGGTTATTGAAGAAGGAGGTAAAGCTATTAAACTCCATTGTATCATTCATCAACAAGTTCTCTGTGCTAAATATCTCAAATATGATCATGTTATGAAACCGGTTGTAAAGACTATTAATTTTATTCGTGCTAAAGCTCTGTACCACCGTCAGTTCAAACAGTTTCTACTGGACATCCATGCTGAATATGAAGATGTTTTATATCACAACGATGTTAGATGGCTCAGTCGAGGGTCTGCGCTGCAGCGTTTTAACTCTCTCAGAAAGGAAATAAAAGAATTCTTGGAAACAAAGGGACAACCGATGCGAGAACTATCTGATCCTGTTTGGCTGGCTGATTTGGGGTTTCTAGTTGACATAACAAGTCATCTGAATGTACTAAACACGAGTCTTCAGGGAAAAGATGCAGCGGTGAACCAGCTTCATTCACACCTCAAGGCATTTGGAAGAAAGCTGCAACTTTTCCAAAGGCATTTGTCACAAACACAGGCCAATACCatacatttcccagcattgcaGGAAATAATGAACAGTTTTTCACAGGACAATATCAGTGTGCAAATGAGCAGGTATGCAGCAGGCATCGCATCTCTGGCTGAAGAGTTTAAACAGCGCTTTCAAGATTTTGCAGCTATTGAAAAGGAGATCAGCCTTTTCTCCTCTCCATTCTCTGTTGACGCAGATGATGCTCCAGAACAGCTGCAGCTTGAGCTCATTGAGCTGCAATGTGACAGCGAGTTACGCAGTCGTTACCAACAACTCTCTCTTGTGAACTTTTACCGCCAACTGGATAAGGGCAGGTTTCAGGAGATTCGAACACAGGCTAAGAAAATGCTGAGCTTGTTTGGCTCAACATATTTGTGTGAGAAGACATTCTCTGCCATGAACTTCAACAAGAATCGTGTGAGGACAAGACTGAGTGACTCTCATCTGCGTGACATTTTGCGCATCAAAACCACTGCCTTTGTACCGGACCAAGCCTGTTTGCTGGAGCACAGATCTCAGTTTCACCCTTCCCATTAG